In Musa acuminata AAA Group cultivar baxijiao chromosome BXJ2-3, Cavendish_Baxijiao_AAA, whole genome shotgun sequence, the following proteins share a genomic window:
- the LOC135607789 gene encoding probable ubiquitin-like-specific protease 2A — protein sequence MITRQAAKTLRKSGESTSNIFSALPLCKRSKRLRASKQTNCRHDKKLDSNLFQSLLEELWSRTPEQRRRSCIYLDCLWFFLYKDKLTRTKVLSWIKKKQIFSKRYIFVPIVCWSHWSLLILCHFGEKRQSRARKPYMLLLDSLHKTDPRRLEPDIRRFVLDIYRSEEREENEDFLSEIPLLIPKVPQQKKGEECGIFVLYFLHLFMQNVPKSYTEEGCPCFVNEDWFKLEELESFHNEIHSAWKSKGFMEVQ from the exons ATGATAACAAGGCAAGCAGCCAAAACATTGAGGAAATCTGGAGAATCTACATCAAATATTTTTAGTGCACTTCCTTTGTGCAAGCGTTCAAAGAGACTCAGAGCTAGCAAACAGACCAATTGCAGACATGATAAGAAGTTAGATAGTAACTTGTTTCAGTCTTTACTAGA agAATTATGGAGCAGGACTCCTGAACAAAGAAGAAGATCCTGTATATATCTTGACTGTTTATGGTTTTTTCTGTATAAGGATAAATTGACAAGAACAAAAGTGCTTAGCTGGATCAAAAAGAAGCAGATATTTTCAAAGAGATATATCTTTGTTCCCATTGTTTGTTG GAGCCATTGGAGCCTTCTTATCTTATGCCATTTTGGAGAAAAACGACAATCCAGGGCAAGAAAGCCATATATGCTTCTGCTAGATTCTCTACACAAGACAGATCCAAGGAGGCTAGAGCCAGACATCAGAAG GTTTGTGCTCGACATCTACAGATCAGAAGAAAGGGAAGAGAATGAAGACTTTCTATCTGAGATTCCTCTTTTAATTCCCAAG GTGCCACAGCAAAAAAAAGGCGAAGAGTGTGgcatttttgttttatatttcttACACCTATTTATGCAAAACGTCCCAAAGAGTTACACAGAAGAGGGATGCCCTTGCTTT GTTAACGAGGACTGGTTTAAATTAGAAGAATTGGAGAGCTTCCACAATGAAATCCATTCAGCCTGGAA GAGTAAAGGCTTCATGGAAGTGCAATGA
- the LOC135607790 gene encoding putative UDP-glucuronate:xylan alpha-glucuronosyltransferase 3, which translates to MRGGAGAAGAGQSEARHRSGGSPVCANKRSSCRSSDFRQADKPFNSFFPERNSSWKLHTLKLGLILIVFCTFLTFLHSPAAYHNDHSLHAGSRTRFKDVGWLWDKSKPDPRYVSHSNVDWAQIMMCVAQMDASKGNLKIGLLNFNISEINQWRQLLPNAGISVIQLDYAESKITWEVLYPEWIDEEEESEVPSCPNLPEPKFSKGLHLDLIAVKLPCSGSGSWSRDVARLHLQLAAAKVAAGSPAGRHPVHVLFVTDRFPIPNLFTCKNLVMRRGNNWLYKPDLHLLKEKLQLPIGSCQLALPLEAKERPQSDTPHREAYATILHSANVYVCGAIAAAQSIRLAGSKRDLVILVDETVSDHHRGGLEAAGWKIKTITRIRNPKAERDAYNEWNYSKFRLWQLTEYDKIIFIDADLLILRNIDFLFTTPEITATGNNVTFFNSGVMVVEPSNCTFQLLMDHINEIESYNGGDQGYLNEIFTWWHRIPRHMNFLKHFWFGDEEEIKAKKIRLFGADPPLLYVLHYLGLKPWLCFRDYDCNWNVDIMQEFASDVAHATWWKVHDTMPQHLQSFCLLRSKQKAGLEWDRRQAEKANYSDGHWRRNITDPRLKICFEDFCYWESMLWHWGDPNWFDNDTTSNPTPKS; encoded by the exons ATGAGAGGTGGGGCGGGCGCTGCCGGGGCCGGCCAGAGCGAGGCCAGGCACCGATCGGGGGGAAGTCC TGTCTGTGCAAACAAAAGGAGCTCTTGCAGAAGCAGTGACTTCAGACAAGCCGACAAGCCATTCAACAGTTTTTTTCCAGAGAGGAATTCATCCTGGAAGTTGCACACATTGAAACTTGGCTTGATACTCATTGTATTTTGCACCTTTTTGACCTTTCTCCACTCTCCTGCGGCTTATCATAATGATCATTCGTTGCATGCTGGCTCTAG GACCAGGTTTAAGGATGTTGGATGGTTATGGGACAAATCCAAACCTGATCCGCGGTATGTGTCGCATTCGAATGTTGATTGGGCTCAAATCATGATGTGTGTGGCACAGATGGATGCCAGTAAAGGAAATCTGAAAATTGGCTTACTGAATTTTAACATTTCTGAGATCAACCAGTGGCGCCAACTCTTACCGAACGCAGGGATTTCTGTCATCCAACTTGATTATGCAGAGAGTAAGATTACTTGGGAGGTCCTTTATCCTGAATGGATcgatgaggaagaagaatccgaaGTCCCCTCTTGTCCAAACCTACCTGAACCCAAGTTCTCTAAAGGCCTCCATTTGGATCTCATTGCAGTCAAGCTTCCTTGCAGTGGCTCAGGGAGCTGGTCAAGAGATGTTGCTCGATTGCATTTGCAGCTTGCAGCTGCGAAAGTCGCTGCAGGGTCTCCGGCAGGCCGCCACCCTGTTCATGTACTTTTCGTGACCGACCGTTTCCCTATCCCGAACCTTTTTACGTGCAAGAACCTCGTCATGAGGAGAGGAAATAATTGGTTGTACAAACCAGACTTGCATCTGTTGAAGGAGAAGCTACAGCTTCCTATCGGATCATGTCAGCTCGCACTCCCCCTCGAGGCAAAAG AGCGGCCGCAATCTGATACTCCTCACCGAGAAGCATATGCCACCATACTCCACTCTGCCAATGTTTATGTCTGTGGTGCCATTGCAGCAGCCCAAAGCATTCGGTTAGCAGGATCAAAGAGAGACCTAGTGATCCTCGTTGATGAAACAGTCAGTGATCACCACCGAGGCGGTCTCGAAGCTGCAGGATGGAAGATCAAAACTATCACAAGGATCCGAAATCCCAAGGCCGAGCGTGACGCTTACAACGAGTGGAACTACAGCAAATTCAGGCTTTGGCAGCTCACGGAGTATGACAAGATCATATTCATCGACGCAGACCTTCTCATCCTACGAAACATTGATTTCTTGTTCACTACGCCTGAGATCACCGCCACAGGAAACAACGTGACGTTCTTCAACTCGGGCGTGATGGTTGTCGAGCCTTCCAACTGCACGTTTCAgctgttaatggatcatatcaacGAGATAGAATCCTACAATGGTGGAGACCAAGGTTACTTGAATGAAATCTTTACATGGTGGCACCGTATACCGAGGCACATGAACTTCCTGAAGCACTTCTGGTTCGGCGATGAGGAGGAGATCAAAGCGAAGAAGATTCGTTTGTTTGGCGCTGATCCTCCGCTTCTCTATGTTCTTCACTACCTGGGCCTGAAGCCATGGCTGTGTTTCCGGGACTATGACTGCAACTGGAATGTGGACATAATGCAGGAGTTCGCGAGTGATGTCGCGCATGCAACTTGGTGGAAAGTGCACGATACGATGCCGCAACACTTGCAGAGCTTCTGTCTTCTAAGATCAAAGCAGAAAGCTGGACTGGAGTGGGATCGGAGGCAGGCGGAGAAGGCAAATTATTCTGATGGCCATTGGAGACGAAACATTACCGATCCTCGTCTAAAGATATGTTTCGAAGACTTCTGCTACTGGGAGAGCATGCTATGGCACTGGGGCGATCCCAACTGGTTTGATAATGACACCACATCTAATCCCACACCAAAATCATAA
- the LOC103978478 gene encoding peroxidase 43 isoform X1, whose protein sequence is MAILTPPCVLMLFVPSVMVLISSLRGFSVGELEVGFYSTSCPNAEEIVRWVVAEAANSDSAIPAALLRLHYHDCIVRGCDGSILIRDPDDASLEKKSSNHAGVRGFDVIDRAKARLEAECEGVVSCADIVALAARDAVFLQSRGPYYDVPTGRRDGRVSNVSDASHMPDIRESVAVLKAKFAKKGLSEKDLVLLSAAHTIGTTACFFLEDRLYNFFLGGGSDPSINPHFLPELKLRCPAGGDINVRLPLDPGSETVFDMHILRNIRSGLGVIESDAKLYADASTRAIIDSYLGSLSPVPSFDRDFAESMVRMGMLDVHTGSHGEIRRVCSRFN, encoded by the exons ATGGCTATCTTAACACCACCATGTGTCCTCATGTTGTTCGTTCCATCGGTCATGGTTCTCATCTCCTCGCTCCGAGGGTTTTCTGTGGGTGAACTCGAGGTCGGATTCTACTCCACCTCTTGCCCAAATGCCGAGGAAATTGTTCGCTGGGTAGTCGCCGAAGCTGCAAATTCTGACTCTGCCATTCCTGCAGCCTTGCTGAGGCTCCATTACCATGATTGCATTGTTCGA GGATGCGATGGATCGATACTGATAAGAGACCCAGATGACGCCAGCCTAGAGAAGAAATCGTCAAACCACGCCGGGGTGCGCGGCTTCGACGTGATCGACCGAGCGAAAGCCAGGTTGGAAGCCGAGTGCGAAGGCGTCGTCTCCTGCGCGGACATCGTCGCTCTCGCAGCCCGCGACGCCGTCTTTCTG CAGAGCCGAGGGCCGTACTACGATGTCCCGACGGGGCGAAGGGACGGCAGAGTCTCCAACGTCTCCGACGCCTCCCACATGCCGGACATTCGCGAGTCCGTCGCAGTCCTCAAAGCAAAGTTCGCTAAGAAAGGCCTCTCGGAGAAGGATCTGGTCCTCCTCAGTG CGGCGCACACGATCGGAACGACGGCGTGCTTCTTCCTGGAGGACAGGCTGTACAACTTCTTTTTAGGCGGCGGCTCCGACCCCTCGATCAACCCCCATTTTCTGCCGGAGCTGAAGCTGCGCTGCCCGGCGGGCGGGGACATCAACGTCCGTTTGCCGCTCGACCCCGGAAGCGAGACGGTGTTCGACATGCACATACTCCGGAACATCCGCTCCGGCCTCGGGGTGATCGAATCGGACGCCAAGCTCTACGCCGATGCGTCGACGAGGGCCATCATCGACTCCTACTTGGGCTCCCTAAGTCCAGTGCCGTCCTTCGACAGGGACTTCGCGGAGTCCATGGTGAGGATGGGAATGCTTGACGTGCACACAGGCTCGCACGGCGAGATCAGGCGCGTCTGCTCCAGATTCAACTGA
- the LOC103978478 gene encoding peroxidase 43 isoform X2, translated as MAILTPPCVLMLFVPSVMVLISSLRGFSVGELEVGFYSTSCPNAEEIVRWVVAEAANSDSAIPAALLRLHYHDCIVRGCDGSILIRDPDDASLEKKSSNHAGVRGFDVIDRAKARLEAECEGVVSCADIVALAARDAVFLSRGPYYDVPTGRRDGRVSNVSDASHMPDIRESVAVLKAKFAKKGLSEKDLVLLSAAHTIGTTACFFLEDRLYNFFLGGGSDPSINPHFLPELKLRCPAGGDINVRLPLDPGSETVFDMHILRNIRSGLGVIESDAKLYADASTRAIIDSYLGSLSPVPSFDRDFAESMVRMGMLDVHTGSHGEIRRVCSRFN; from the exons ATGGCTATCTTAACACCACCATGTGTCCTCATGTTGTTCGTTCCATCGGTCATGGTTCTCATCTCCTCGCTCCGAGGGTTTTCTGTGGGTGAACTCGAGGTCGGATTCTACTCCACCTCTTGCCCAAATGCCGAGGAAATTGTTCGCTGGGTAGTCGCCGAAGCTGCAAATTCTGACTCTGCCATTCCTGCAGCCTTGCTGAGGCTCCATTACCATGATTGCATTGTTCGA GGATGCGATGGATCGATACTGATAAGAGACCCAGATGACGCCAGCCTAGAGAAGAAATCGTCAAACCACGCCGGGGTGCGCGGCTTCGACGTGATCGACCGAGCGAAAGCCAGGTTGGAAGCCGAGTGCGAAGGCGTCGTCTCCTGCGCGGACATCGTCGCTCTCGCAGCCCGCGACGCCGTCTTTCTG AGCCGAGGGCCGTACTACGATGTCCCGACGGGGCGAAGGGACGGCAGAGTCTCCAACGTCTCCGACGCCTCCCACATGCCGGACATTCGCGAGTCCGTCGCAGTCCTCAAAGCAAAGTTCGCTAAGAAAGGCCTCTCGGAGAAGGATCTGGTCCTCCTCAGTG CGGCGCACACGATCGGAACGACGGCGTGCTTCTTCCTGGAGGACAGGCTGTACAACTTCTTTTTAGGCGGCGGCTCCGACCCCTCGATCAACCCCCATTTTCTGCCGGAGCTGAAGCTGCGCTGCCCGGCGGGCGGGGACATCAACGTCCGTTTGCCGCTCGACCCCGGAAGCGAGACGGTGTTCGACATGCACATACTCCGGAACATCCGCTCCGGCCTCGGGGTGATCGAATCGGACGCCAAGCTCTACGCCGATGCGTCGACGAGGGCCATCATCGACTCCTACTTGGGCTCCCTAAGTCCAGTGCCGTCCTTCGACAGGGACTTCGCGGAGTCCATGGTGAGGATGGGAATGCTTGACGTGCACACAGGCTCGCACGGCGAGATCAGGCGCGTCTGCTCCAGATTCAACTGA
- the LOC135607791 gene encoding NAD(P)H-quinone oxidoreductase subunit O, chloroplastic-like yields the protein MASLLSSSATLHHNSLSLTSPSAAVARAGPHRLPRIRAVSSAEPQKETPAKSSTEATKTPVPTRSPTSLPKKPVYSMKKGQIVRVDKEKYLNSINYLSVGHPPYYKGLDYIYEDRGEVLELRIFETGEHALVAWVGIPTAPAWLPTDMLIKSEKLDYERM from the exons ATGGCTTCTCTTCTCTCGTCTTCTGCCACTCTCCACCACAACTCCCTCTCCCTTACCTCCCCCTCCGCCGCCGTGGCGAGGGCTGGGCCGCATCGGCTGCCGCGGATTAGGGCCGTCAGCTCTGCCGAGCCCCAGAAGGAGACGCCCGCCAAGAGCTCCACTGAAGCGACCAAGACGCCCGTCCCCACGCGCTCACCTACTTCCTTGCCCAAGAAGCCCGTCTATTCGA TGAAAAAAGGGCAGATTGTGCGAGTGGACAAAGAGAAATACCTAAATAGCATCAAT TATCTGTCTGTTGGCCACCCTCCTTATTACAAGGGATTGGATTACATATATGAAGACCGTGGTGAG GTCTTGGAACTCCGAATTTTCGAGACTGGGGAACATGCTCTT GTTGCTTGGGTAGGGATTCCTACTGCACCTGCATGGCTACCAACAGACATGCTTATCAAG TCGGAGAAACTCGACTACGAGAGGATGTGA